TGACTGCCATAAGTGagtcaagtgggagaaaacacAGGCAAAGTTACTCTCTCTAAGTGATGCTCAGGATTCATCAAGTTGCCAGTTTTGAAGTTATTCCAGTTAATTGACCTACTAATTTCTGCCAGGCCCCCTTCACCTCCTTATTTCTTACACTATAAATCATGGGGTTCAGCATGGGTGTCAACACAGCATAGAAGAGAGAGATCAACTTCTCCTGAAGAACAGAGGGGCTGGAGCGGGGCTGGATATAAGTGAAAATGGCCATGCCATAGCACAGGACAACCACTGTGAGGTGAGAGGCACAGGTGTGGAaggctttctttcttccctctgtggATCGGATCTTTAGGATGGTGGAGATGATCTGGATGTAGGACAGGAGAACCAGGCAGAAAGGTGTCATCAGCAGAACAATGCTAGAAACCATGATTGCGATCTCATTGGAGGAGGTGTCCACACAAGCCAGTCTGACCACAGCTAGGAGTTCACAGGATATGTGATCAATATACTTGTTTGTGCACATGGGCAGCTGAAAGGTGATTACAGTCTGTATGAGAGAGTTGACAGAACCACTAACCCAGGATGTGATGGCCAACCTAATACAGAGGCCTCCATGCATGATGACCGAGTATCTCAGGGGGTTACACacggccacatagcggtcataggccatcactgCCAGTAGAACAAACTCAATCCCACCCAAGCCCAGGGAGAAAAATAACTGGGCTGCACAGCT
This genomic stretch from Mustela erminea isolate mMusErm1 chromosome 11, mMusErm1.Pri, whole genome shotgun sequence harbors:
- the LOC116569527 gene encoding olfactory receptor-like protein OLF3; its protein translation is MGTGNQTWVREFILLGLSSDWDTQISLFIFFLITYLVTVLGNFFIILLIRLDSRLHTPMYFFLTNLSLVDVSYATSVVPQMLAHFLAAHKAIPFVSCAAQLFFSLGLGGIEFVLLAVMAYDRYVAVCNPLRYSVIMHGGLCIRLAITSWVSGSVNSLIQTVITFQLPMCTNKYIDHISCELLAVVRLACVDTSSNEIAIMVSSIVLLMTPFCLVLLSYIQIISTILKIRSTEGRKKAFHTCASHLTVVVLCYGMAIFTYIQPRSSPSVLQEKLISLFYAVLTPMLNPMIYSVRNKEVKGAWQKLVGQLTGITSKLAT